A region from the Aegilops tauschii subsp. strangulata cultivar AL8/78 chromosome 5, Aet v6.0, whole genome shotgun sequence genome encodes:
- the LOC109779908 gene encoding uncharacterized protein, which produces MVKEEEVMAEAGGRGYLDMLGLGEEAMADYFLCLSPSSSAAVSTTTTTSASTHTVASPTCASYLAPPAAPCHHVLSFGGRAEQQYYGGGDIFGFQYYYHGAGGPAVPVAAPQKSSPTTDCSSSISTMSSSPTATAASGISTSKPQPSKKRGSRGSSDQRKAAPPAASTNKRPRARKERLGERILALQQLVSPFGKTDTASVLHEALGYIRFLHDQVQVLSSPYMQRLPPSSAPPAPLPAVVEPGDLRSRGLCLVPVSCTDHVAGGSGNGADVWSSVPAMGMPATAEEEYAVAAGMLRGDRDHHPSRQLA; this is translated from the exons ATGGTGAAGGAAGAGGAGGTCATGGCGGAGGCTGGAGGGAGGGGGTACCTGGATATGCTCGGGCTCGGGGAGGAGGCCATGGCCGACTACTTCCTCTGCCTGTCgccgtcctcctccgccgccgtctccaccaccaccaccaccagcgcCAGCACTCATACGGTCGCTTCTCCCACCTGCGCCTCCTACCTGGCTCCTCCGGCGGCGCCGTGTCACCACGTCCTGAGCTTCGGCGGCCGGGCGGAGCAGCAGTACTACGGTGGTGGCGACATCTTCGGTTTCCAGTACTACTACCACGGCGCCGGCGGTCCAGCGGTCCCGGTGGCTGCCCCGCAGAAGTCCAGCCCGACCACCGACTGCTCCTCCTCCATCTCCACCATGTCGTCCTCGCCCACGGCCACCGCCGCCTCGGGCATCTCCACCTCCAAGCCACAGCCCAGCAAG AAGAGAGGATCAAGAGGCAGCAGCGATCAGAGAAAGGCTGCTCCACCTGCCGCTTCTACAAACAAGAGGCCCAGG GCGAGGAAGGAGCGGCTCGGGGAGAGGATCCTGGCGCTGCAGCAGCTGGTTTCTCCGTTCGGGAAG ACCGACACGGCCTCCGTCCTGCACGAGGCGCTCGGCTACATACGCTTCCTGCACGACCAGGTTCAG GTCCTCAGCTCGCCGTACATGCAGCGCCTGCCGCCGTCCTCCGCGCCGCCCGCCCCACTCCCG GCGGTGGTGGAGCCGGGCGACCTGCGGAGCCGGGGGCTGTGCCTGGTGCCGGTGTCCTGCACCGACCACGTCGCCGGCGGCAGCGGCAACGGCGCCGACGTCTGGTCGTCGGTGCCGGCGATGGGCATGCCGGCGACGGCGGAGGAGGAGTACGCGGTCGCTGCTGGGATGCTTCGCGGGGATCGGGATCATCATCCTAGCAGGCAGCTGGCCTAG